A genomic segment from Glycine max cultivar Williams 82 chromosome 1, Glycine_max_v4.0, whole genome shotgun sequence encodes:
- the LOC100801787 gene encoding phospholipase D delta isoform X1, protein MADTGGGDDNGVTYLHGDLDLKIIEARHLPNMDIFSERLRRCVTACDTIKFHSEAPAGGGGAGQRKHHHPRIITSDPYVTVSVPQATVARTRVLKNSPNPVWEEQFNIPLAHPVVDLEFRVKDDDVFGAQTMGTVKVPARRIATGAKISEWFPILLPSGKPPKPDTALHVEMKFTPVWENLLYQRGIAADPEHNGVRHTYFPVRKGSSVRLYQDAHCTESGEGKLPEIKLENGNVYRHEKCWEDICYAISEAHHMVYLVGWSIYHKVRLVREPTRPLPRGGDLTLGELLKYKSEEGVRVLLLVWDDKTSHDKVFLKTAGVMGTHDEETRKFFKHSSVMCVLSPRYASNKMSFLKQQVVGTVFTHHQKCVIVDTQAAGNNRKITAFIGGLDLCDGRYDTPEHRLFRNLDDVFDGDFHNPTFSAGTRVPRQPWHDLHCRIDGPAAYDVLINFEQRWRKATKWKEFAILFKKSSQWHDDALIRIERISWILSPSGAATLKDKSDDYTVPEDDPLVWVSSEDDPENWHVQIFRSIDSGSLKGFPKRVDVALSQNLICAKNLVIDKSIQTAYIQAIRSAQHFIYIENQYFIGSSYAWPAYKDAGADNLIPMELALKIASKIRAKERFAVYIVLPMWPEGDPKTGAMQEILFWQGQTMQMMYDAVARELKSMQLTDVHPQDYLNFYCLGNREHFNEDSSSTNGAQVSTAYKYRRFMIYVHAKGMIVDDEYVIIGSANINQRSMAGTKDTEIAMGAYQPHYTWSAKKRHPHGQIYGYRMSLWGEHLGMLDETFEEPERLECVHKVNKIADNNWKLFASEDFSLLQGHLLKYPVQVDSDGKIRSLPDCENFPDAGGKILGAHSTTIPDILTT, encoded by the exons ATGGCGGACACTGGCGGCGGCGACGACAATGGCGTTACCTATCTCCACGGCGACCTCGATTTGAAAATCATCGAGGCGCGCCACTTGCCCAACATGGACATCTTCTCCGAGCGTCTCCGCCGCTGCGTCACAGCCTGCGACACTATCAAATTCCACTCCGAGGCTCCCGCCGGCGGCGGCGGAGCCGGCCAGCGGAAGCACCACCATCCGAGGATCATCACGAGCGATCCGTACGTCACCGTTTCGGTGCCGCAAGCCACGGTGGCACGCACGCGCGTGCTGAAGAACTCGCCGAACCCTGTGTGGGAGGAACAGTTCAACATCCCGCTCGCGCATCCCGTGGTGGATTTGGAGTTTCGCGTCAAGGACGACGACGTTTTCGGCGCGCAGACCATGGGAACGGTCAAGGTTCCGGCGCGGCGGATTGCCACCGGAGCGAAGATTTCCGAGTGGTTTCCGATTCTGTTGCCGTCCGGGAAGCCGCCGAAGCCGGACACGGCGCTGCACGTGGAGATGAAATTCACTCCGGTGTGGGAGAATTTACTGTACCAGCGAGGCATTGCGGCGGATCCCGAACACAACGGCGTGAGGCACACGTATTTTCCGGTGAGGAAGGGGAGTTCGGTGAGGTTGTACCAGGACGCGCATTGTACCGAATCTGGTGAAGGGAAGTTACCGGAGATTAAGTTGGAGAATGGAAATGTTTATAGACACGAGAAGTGTTGGGAGGATATTTGTTATGCTATATCTGAGGCTCATCACATGGTGTATTTGGTGGGTTGGTCGATTTATCATAAGGTGAGGCTCGTTAGAGAGCCTACTAGGCCGTTGCCGCGCGGTGGCGATTTGACGCTTGGTGAGTTGCTTAAGTATAAGTCTGAGGAAGGGGTGAGAGTGTTGTTGCTGGTTTGGGATGATAAAACTTCGCATGATAAGGTTTTCCTCAAGACG GCTGGTGTGATGGGGACTCATGATGAGGAAACCAGGAAGTTTTTTAAGCATTCTTCTGTTATGTGTGTTCTGTCGCCTCGGTATGCCAGCAATAAAATGAGCTTCTTGAAGCAACAG GTTGTTGGAACGGTCTTCACACACCACCAAAAATGTGTGATTGTGGACACACAGGCTGCTGGTAATAACCGGAAGATAACTGCTTTTATAGGAGGTCTTGATCTATGTGATGGTCGCTATGACACACCCGAGCATCGTCTGTTTCGTAATCTTGACGATGTATTTGATGGTGATTTCCACAATCCTACATTTTCT GCTGGAACAAGAGTTCCTAGACAACCATGGCATGATTTGCACTGCAGAATAGATGGACCTGCTGCATATGATGTTCTTATTAATTTTGAGCAGCGATGGAGAAAAGCAACTAAGTGGAAAGAGTTTGCGATCCTTTTCAAAAAATCCTCTCAATGGCATGACGATGCTTTAATAAGAATAGAACGCATCTCATGGATATTAAGTCCTTCTGGTGCTGCTACCTTAAAGGATAAATCGGATGATTATACTGTTCCAGAGGATGACCCTTTAGTATGGGTTTCTAGTGAAGATGATCCTGAAAACTGGCATGTTCAG ATCTTCCGCTCCATTGACTCAGGATCCCTGAAAGGATTTCCCAAACGTGTTGATGTTGCTCTGTCCCAG AATCTTATCTGTGCTAAAAATTTGGTTATAGACAAAAGCATTCAAACAGCATACATTCAAGCGATCAGATCTGCTCAACActttatttatattgaaaacCAATACTTCATTGGATCATCGTATGCATGGCCAGCTTATAAAGATGCAG GGGCTGATAATCTCATCCCAATGGAATTGGCACTGAAAATTGCTAGTAAAATTAGAGCTAAGGAGAGATTTGCTGTCTACATTGTTTTACCAATGTGGCCAGAAGGTGATCCTAAAACTGGGGCTATGCAAGAAATCCTCTTTTGGCAG GGCCAAACGATGCAAATGATGTATGATGCAGTTGCTAGAGAATTGAAATCAATGCAGCTTACTGATGTGCACCCACAAGATTACCTCAATTTTTATTGCCTTGGTAATCGGGAACACTTTAATGAAGATAGTTCAAGCACAAATGGTGCACAG GTCTCAACAGCATATAAATATCGCCGTTTTATGATTTATGTGCATGCTAAAGGGATGATCGTCGATGATGAGTATGTTATAATTGGATCTGCTAATATAAACCAAAGATCTATGGCTGGTACTAAAGATACTGAGATAGCTATGGGTGCATATCAACCCCATTACACGTGGTCAGCAAAGAAAAGACATCCACATGGCCAG ATTTATGGTTACAGAATGTCACTTTGGGGAGAGCATCTTGGCATGTTAGATGAAACTTTTGAAGAACCAGAGAGATTGGAGTGTGTGCATAAAGTGAATAAAATTGCAGACAACAATTGGAAATTATTCGCTTCTGAAGATTTCTCACTTTTGCAGGGACATCTTCTTAAGTATCCTGTACAGGTAGATTCCGATGGGAAGATTAGATCCCTACCTGACTGTGAGAATTTCCCCGATGCCGGGGGTAAGATACTGGGGGCTCACTCCACGACAATTCCAGATATCCTAACAACTTAA
- the LOC100527350 gene encoding RNA recognition motif-containing protein, whose amino-acid sequence MADSPPRRNSRSPSPWRAESRSRSRSRSRPRSRSRSRSFEKQRPRSRSRSRGRSRSRSNERSEAKNAGTTLYVTGLSSRVTERDLEEHFSKEGKVASCFLVVEPRTRISRGFAFITMDTVEDANRCIKYLNQSVLEGRYITVERSRRKRPRTPTPGHYLGLKSTRDYGHRGDHGRYRGGGSGHDDYGYRGDRGRSPRHSPPYRGGRDYSPRHSPPPYGGRSRRDRSRSLPYSPYGSPDRRYARGSR is encoded by the exons ATG GCCGATTCTCCACCGAGAAG GAATTCAAGGTCCCCTTCCCCATGGAGGGCTGAGTCAAGGTCTAGGTCAAGGTCTAGATCTAGGCCTAGGTCTAGGTCCCGGTCAAGATCTTTTGAGAAACAAAGGCCAAGATCCCGGTCGAGAAGTCGTGGAAG ATCAAGATCAAGAAGTAACGAAAG GTCTGAGGCTAAAAATGCTGGAACTACACTTTATGTGACTGGCCTGTCTTCAAGGGTCACTGAGAGAGACCTAGAGGAGCATTTCTCTAAGGAGGGAAAG GTTGCTTCGTGCTTTCTTGTGGTGGAGCCGCGGACACGAATTTCTCGTggttttgcttttattacaatGGATACTGTTGAGGATGCGAACCGTTGCATCAAATATCTCAATCAATCAGTTTTAGAGGGTCGCTATATTACTGTTGAGCGG TCACGAAGAAAGCGGCCAAGAACTCCTACACCTGGACACTATCTTGGCCTTAAAAGTACTAGAGACTATG GGCATCGTGGTGACCATGGAAGGTATCGAGGAGGTGGATCTGGTCATGATGATTATGGATATCGTGGTGACCGTGGAAGGTCTCCAAGGCACTCACCACCATATCGAGGTGGTAGAGATTATTCACCGAGGCACTCACCCCCACCTTATGGTGGAAGATCTAGGAGGGACAGGTCCAGGTCACTTCCTTATTCTCCATATGGTAGCCCAGATAGGAGGTATGCTCGTGGATCTAGGTGA
- the LOC121174979 gene encoding uncharacterized protein has product MEKLFQVKRNFLKFLTKQPAAALVVAFQNPTRMSPCRSPARVVSIIPKEARRKHKGETFSAREPTSPKVSCMGQVQGKKRKARKQKRAQAQDQAQAHKGSNQKXXXSPSLNTMKKFASGRGSLYDFDVTIAER; this is encoded by the exons ATGGAGAAATTGTTTCAAGTTAAACGCAATTTCTTGAAGTTTCTGACAAAACAACCTGCGGCGGCTTTGGTGGTGGCCTTTCAGAACCCGACTAGGATGAGTCCATGTCGATCACCCGCACGTGTGGTTTCGATAATTCCGAAGGAAGCGCGTAGGAAGCACAAGGGCGAAACCTTTAGCGCGAGAGAGCCCACATCGCCCAAAGTGTCGTGCATGGGCCAAGTTCAGGGCAAGAAGAGGAAGGCCCGAAAACAGAAAAGGGCCCAGGCCCAGGACCAGGCCCAGGCCCATAAAGGATCCAACCAAAAA NNNNNNNGAAGCCCATCGTTGAATACGATGAAGAAATTTGCAAGTGGAAGAGGATCTTTGTATGATTTTGATGTTACAATTGCAGAAAGGTGA
- the LOC100801787 gene encoding phospholipase D delta isoform X2, which yields MADTGGGDDNGVTYLHGDLDLKIIEARHLPNMDIFSERLRRCVTACDTIKFHSEAPAGGGGAGQRKHHHPRIITSDPYVTVSVPQATVARTRVLKNSPNPVWEEQFNIPLAHPVVDLEFRVKDDDVFGAQTMGTVKVPARRIATGAKISEWFPILLPSGKPPKPDTALHVEMKFTPVWENLLYQRGIAADPEHNGVRHTYFPVRKGSSVRLYQDAHCTESGEGKLPEIKLENGNVYRHEKCWEDICYAISEAHHMVYLVGWSIYHKVRLVREPTRPLPRGGDLTLGELLKYKSEEGVRVLLLVWDDKTSHDKVFLKTAGVMGTHDEETRKFFKHSSVMCVLSPRYASNKMSFLKQQVVGTVFTHHQKCVIVDTQAAGNNRKITAFIGGLDLCDGRYDTPEHRLFRNLDDVFDGDFHNPTFSAGTRVPRQPWHDLHCRIDGPAAYDVLINFEQRWRKATKWKEFAILFKKSSQWHDDALIRIERISWILSPSGAATLKDKSDDYTVPEDDPLVWVSSEDDPENWHVQIFRSIDSGSLKGFPKRVDVALSQNLICAKNLVIDKSIQTAYIQAIRSAQHFIYIENQYFIGSSYAWPAYKDAGADNLIPMELALKIASKIRAKERFAVYIVLPMWPEGDPKTGAMQEILFWQGQTMQMMYDAVARELKSMQLTDVHPQDYLNFYCLGNREHFNEDSSSTNGAQG from the exons ATGGCGGACACTGGCGGCGGCGACGACAATGGCGTTACCTATCTCCACGGCGACCTCGATTTGAAAATCATCGAGGCGCGCCACTTGCCCAACATGGACATCTTCTCCGAGCGTCTCCGCCGCTGCGTCACAGCCTGCGACACTATCAAATTCCACTCCGAGGCTCCCGCCGGCGGCGGCGGAGCCGGCCAGCGGAAGCACCACCATCCGAGGATCATCACGAGCGATCCGTACGTCACCGTTTCGGTGCCGCAAGCCACGGTGGCACGCACGCGCGTGCTGAAGAACTCGCCGAACCCTGTGTGGGAGGAACAGTTCAACATCCCGCTCGCGCATCCCGTGGTGGATTTGGAGTTTCGCGTCAAGGACGACGACGTTTTCGGCGCGCAGACCATGGGAACGGTCAAGGTTCCGGCGCGGCGGATTGCCACCGGAGCGAAGATTTCCGAGTGGTTTCCGATTCTGTTGCCGTCCGGGAAGCCGCCGAAGCCGGACACGGCGCTGCACGTGGAGATGAAATTCACTCCGGTGTGGGAGAATTTACTGTACCAGCGAGGCATTGCGGCGGATCCCGAACACAACGGCGTGAGGCACACGTATTTTCCGGTGAGGAAGGGGAGTTCGGTGAGGTTGTACCAGGACGCGCATTGTACCGAATCTGGTGAAGGGAAGTTACCGGAGATTAAGTTGGAGAATGGAAATGTTTATAGACACGAGAAGTGTTGGGAGGATATTTGTTATGCTATATCTGAGGCTCATCACATGGTGTATTTGGTGGGTTGGTCGATTTATCATAAGGTGAGGCTCGTTAGAGAGCCTACTAGGCCGTTGCCGCGCGGTGGCGATTTGACGCTTGGTGAGTTGCTTAAGTATAAGTCTGAGGAAGGGGTGAGAGTGTTGTTGCTGGTTTGGGATGATAAAACTTCGCATGATAAGGTTTTCCTCAAGACG GCTGGTGTGATGGGGACTCATGATGAGGAAACCAGGAAGTTTTTTAAGCATTCTTCTGTTATGTGTGTTCTGTCGCCTCGGTATGCCAGCAATAAAATGAGCTTCTTGAAGCAACAG GTTGTTGGAACGGTCTTCACACACCACCAAAAATGTGTGATTGTGGACACACAGGCTGCTGGTAATAACCGGAAGATAACTGCTTTTATAGGAGGTCTTGATCTATGTGATGGTCGCTATGACACACCCGAGCATCGTCTGTTTCGTAATCTTGACGATGTATTTGATGGTGATTTCCACAATCCTACATTTTCT GCTGGAACAAGAGTTCCTAGACAACCATGGCATGATTTGCACTGCAGAATAGATGGACCTGCTGCATATGATGTTCTTATTAATTTTGAGCAGCGATGGAGAAAAGCAACTAAGTGGAAAGAGTTTGCGATCCTTTTCAAAAAATCCTCTCAATGGCATGACGATGCTTTAATAAGAATAGAACGCATCTCATGGATATTAAGTCCTTCTGGTGCTGCTACCTTAAAGGATAAATCGGATGATTATACTGTTCCAGAGGATGACCCTTTAGTATGGGTTTCTAGTGAAGATGATCCTGAAAACTGGCATGTTCAG ATCTTCCGCTCCATTGACTCAGGATCCCTGAAAGGATTTCCCAAACGTGTTGATGTTGCTCTGTCCCAG AATCTTATCTGTGCTAAAAATTTGGTTATAGACAAAAGCATTCAAACAGCATACATTCAAGCGATCAGATCTGCTCAACActttatttatattgaaaacCAATACTTCATTGGATCATCGTATGCATGGCCAGCTTATAAAGATGCAG GGGCTGATAATCTCATCCCAATGGAATTGGCACTGAAAATTGCTAGTAAAATTAGAGCTAAGGAGAGATTTGCTGTCTACATTGTTTTACCAATGTGGCCAGAAGGTGATCCTAAAACTGGGGCTATGCAAGAAATCCTCTTTTGGCAG GGCCAAACGATGCAAATGATGTATGATGCAGTTGCTAGAGAATTGAAATCAATGCAGCTTACTGATGTGCACCCACAAGATTACCTCAATTTTTATTGCCTTGGTAATCGGGAACACTTTAATGAAGATAGTTCAAGCACAAATGGTGCACAG GGATGA